One genomic segment of Myxococcales bacterium includes these proteins:
- a CDS encoding S1 RNA-binding domain-containing protein, with the protein MSTQESSESPSTPAGVEPVAAPAPAPSPSTETSGPSGDAAGVGAGAAADAPQEGAGGASTAAAAAEGAAPHGEGGEKKRRRRRRRKKKGPGEAGVAADGAQAPQGDEKDDDAEGDAEGDAPGEAAADGRADDAGAPKGDAKGDGKKKRKKKKRGEGPARERPAFNVSDVVFGKIVEVNDDAIFIDLSGKANAIFDKLELVLPEDSIDVEDEARHAEELAESIVAGTIDPDVVLAPAAALEAAPVDAAAEPAPAPAAADEGARGKIIRIVRASSESAQPAAPAPANGEGAAEGSTDASAAAPADANPDAVVDGAAATELEAPAAAAPDESDADAPREQAASTEADGDAKSGSVLQLPRVVLEPGAPFVGVVRNDGVRGGHVVLTHHPHRASKSKPFVAAAFKKRSEILGLVTGVIKGGVEVDLDGVRGFAPGSQMDLRFGADLRKLVGKRLPFHVSHYAKRGRDVIVSRRAMLESEAKALREAALSRIAAGQVATGVVRSVVQFGAFIDIGGVEGLVPLMEMSHNRGDRPSDVFKAGESIEVLVQKIDDRGKIWLSRKAVLPDPWGEAAKKYALGTKHSGKVARIQPFGVFVELESGIDGLIHLADLSLKRIDKPEDVVKVGDDIEVVVASLDSGHHKIGLHPALTGAMADEVPQKVEVGKTLKVQVVAIDPGGLIIRVLGATGRSARGFIPASATGTPRGTELRKHFPPGHILEAKVLERDPRRGEVKLSVRAMQQETERNAYQAYRQQVKREAKFGTFADLLAKKTPPK; encoded by the coding sequence ATGAGCACCCAAGAATCCTCCGAGTCGCCCTCGACGCCGGCTGGCGTCGAGCCCGTGGCGGCACCCGCGCCAGCCCCGTCTCCTTCCACTGAAACGAGCGGGCCATCTGGCGACGCTGCTGGCGTTGGCGCCGGCGCTGCCGCTGATGCTCCCCAAGAAGGAGCCGGTGGTGCGTCCACTGCCGCCGCTGCCGCAGAGGGCGCCGCTCCGCACGGCGAGGGAGGCGAGAAGAAGCGCCGCCGTCGTCGTCGTCGCAAGAAGAAGGGACCCGGCGAGGCCGGCGTGGCTGCCGATGGCGCGCAAGCGCCGCAAGGCGACGAAAAGGACGACGATGCCGAGGGCGACGCGGAAGGCGATGCTCCCGGCGAGGCGGCGGCCGATGGCCGCGCCGACGACGCCGGCGCGCCCAAGGGCGACGCCAAAGGCGACGGCAAAAAAAAGCGCAAGAAGAAGAAGCGAGGCGAAGGCCCGGCGCGTGAGCGACCTGCGTTCAACGTGTCGGACGTCGTCTTCGGCAAGATCGTCGAAGTGAACGACGACGCGATCTTCATCGACCTCTCCGGCAAAGCCAACGCCATCTTCGACAAGCTCGAGTTGGTGCTGCCGGAAGACTCCATCGACGTCGAGGACGAGGCGCGGCACGCCGAGGAGCTTGCTGAATCCATCGTCGCCGGCACCATCGATCCGGACGTCGTTCTCGCACCTGCCGCCGCCCTCGAAGCGGCGCCCGTCGACGCCGCCGCCGAGCCGGCTCCCGCCCCGGCAGCCGCCGACGAAGGCGCCCGTGGCAAGATCATCCGCATCGTGCGCGCTTCGAGCGAGAGCGCCCAGCCGGCGGCCCCGGCTCCCGCCAACGGGGAAGGTGCCGCCGAGGGTTCGACCGACGCCAGCGCTGCGGCGCCGGCCGACGCAAACCCGGACGCCGTCGTAGACGGTGCTGCGGCCACCGAGCTCGAAGCGCCCGCCGCAGCGGCTCCCGACGAATCGGATGCCGACGCGCCTCGCGAGCAGGCGGCCTCTACCGAAGCCGACGGGGACGCGAAGAGCGGCTCGGTGCTGCAGCTCCCGCGCGTGGTTCTCGAGCCTGGCGCACCCTTCGTGGGCGTCGTTCGCAACGACGGCGTCCGCGGCGGGCACGTGGTGCTCACGCACCATCCGCACCGCGCCTCCAAATCCAAGCCCTTCGTCGCGGCGGCCTTCAAGAAGCGGTCGGAGATCTTGGGCCTCGTGACGGGCGTCATCAAGGGTGGCGTCGAGGTCGATCTCGACGGCGTTCGCGGCTTCGCTCCGGGCTCTCAAATGGATCTGCGCTTCGGCGCCGACCTCCGAAAGCTCGTCGGCAAGCGCTTGCCGTTCCACGTCTCGCACTACGCAAAGCGCGGCCGCGACGTCATCGTCTCGCGCCGTGCGATGCTCGAGTCGGAGGCGAAGGCCCTCCGCGAAGCGGCCCTCAGCCGTATCGCCGCGGGTCAAGTCGCGACGGGCGTCGTCCGGAGCGTCGTTCAGTTCGGCGCCTTCATCGACATCGGCGGCGTCGAGGGCCTCGTGCCCCTCATGGAGATGAGCCACAACCGCGGAGACCGTCCCAGCGACGTCTTCAAGGCTGGCGAGTCCATCGAAGTGCTCGTCCAGAAGATCGACGACCGCGGCAAGATTTGGCTCTCGCGAAAGGCCGTGCTCCCCGACCCGTGGGGGGAAGCCGCGAAGAAATACGCGCTCGGCACCAAACACTCGGGCAAGGTCGCGCGCATTCAACCCTTCGGCGTCTTCGTCGAGCTCGAGTCGGGCATCGACGGCCTCATTCACCTCGCCGACCTCTCGCTCAAGCGCATCGACAAGCCGGAAGACGTCGTCAAGGTCGGCGACGACATCGAGGTCGTCGTGGCCTCGCTCGATTCGGGACACCACAAGATTGGCCTTCACCCGGCCCTCACCGGTGCGATGGCCGACGAAGTCCCGCAGAAGGTCGAGGTCGGCAAGACGCTCAAGGTGCAGGTCGTCGCCATCGACCCGGGCGGCCTCATCATTCGCGTCCTCGGCGCAACGGGCCGGAGCGCCCGCGGCTTTATCCCCGCGTCGGCAACAGGAACGCCGCGTGGCACCGAGCTGCGCAAACACTTCCCGCCGGGGCACATTCTCGAGGCGAAGGTCTTGGAGCGCGATCCGCGGCGCGGCGAGGTGAAGCTGTCGGTCCGCGCGATGCAGCAAGAGACCGAGCGCAACGCCTACCAGGCGTACCGGCAGCAGGTGAAGCGTGAGGCCAAGTTCGGCACCTTCGCCGACTTGCTCGCGAAGAAGACGCCGCCGAAGTAG
- a CDS encoding MoxR family ATPase, translating to MDTKSFADLFDAMQRQIGSVVIGQDELLTGALAALFAQGHVLVEGAPGLGKTLALRALASVAGCGFKRIQFTPDLMPSDITGSSVLDRATSTFTFVPGPLFAQLVLADEINRAPAKTQSALLEAMQDRQITVDGVSRKLEAPFMVLATQNPIESQGTYPLPEAQLDRFLMKLLVQNPSRDAETTIVKNHAAGFDPADLSTLRSIATATQVVEMQACAARVRVGDEIVAYMVDLVRRTREDRAIELGASPRASLALLRVSQVMAASQGRDFVTPDDVKPLAATVLRHRILLHPDAQIQGTTPDDRIADIVRATPVPRVSS from the coding sequence ATGGATACGAAAAGTTTCGCGGACCTCTTCGACGCCATGCAGCGGCAGATCGGCTCCGTGGTCATTGGGCAAGACGAGCTTCTCACGGGCGCACTAGCGGCGCTGTTTGCGCAGGGTCACGTGCTCGTTGAGGGCGCGCCGGGCCTCGGCAAGACGCTCGCGCTCCGCGCCCTCGCCAGCGTCGCCGGTTGCGGATTCAAGCGCATTCAGTTCACGCCCGACCTCATGCCGAGCGACATCACCGGCTCGTCGGTCTTGGACCGCGCCACGAGCACCTTCACCTTCGTGCCCGGTCCGCTCTTCGCGCAGCTCGTGCTCGCCGACGAGATCAACCGCGCGCCGGCCAAGACCCAATCGGCGCTCCTTGAGGCGATGCAAGATCGGCAGATCACCGTCGACGGCGTCTCGCGAAAGCTCGAGGCCCCCTTCATGGTGCTCGCCACGCAGAACCCCATCGAATCACAGGGCACCTACCCGCTCCCGGAAGCGCAGCTCGATCGCTTCCTCATGAAGCTGCTCGTTCAAAACCCGAGTCGCGACGCCGAGACGACGATCGTCAAGAACCACGCGGCGGGCTTCGACCCGGCCGATCTGTCGACGCTTCGCTCCATCGCCACCGCGACCCAAGTCGTCGAGATGCAAGCGTGCGCCGCGCGCGTGCGAGTGGGCGACGAGATCGTCGCCTACATGGTCGACCTCGTACGGCGCACGCGCGAGGACCGGGCCATCGAGCTCGGCGCCTCACCGCGTGCATCGCTGGCGCTGCTCCGCGTGTCACAGGTCATGGCGGCGAGCCAAGGCCGTGACTTCGTCACGCCCGACGACGTCAAGCCGCTCGCCGCGACGGTGCTTCGGCACCGCATCTTGTTGCACCCCGACGCTCAGATCCAGGGGACGACCCCCGACGATCGCATCGCTGACATCGTGCGCGCCACGCCGGTGCCGCGCGTCTCCTCCTGA
- a CDS encoding DUF58 domain-containing protein, with protein MLLPTRRLAALFALTAALSALAVVSRELRAPLFALDGLFAVIALVDVASLVGRRRFSAERSAPAIFSVGRYNTVSLTLRSNSRLKLRGTIADDPLADAEDRGLPAPFVAPPHGNLIARYEVRPTRRGSRSFGAVTVRYDGPLGLVGRRERIAVAGTVDVYPDVHAARALELLRRQGRQDARLGSLRVRGGDTEFERLRPYQRGDEIRHVDWRASARRDDLTVRQFQAESNQNVVFALDVGRAMRAEWQGLTAIDHALNASLLAADAALRSGDKAGLFVFDALPRAFLPPSSGRTGARKLTQAAYALEASLEATDFRAAIAFLRSQVKARSLFVVLTNVLDPHSSKELASALRSLLPKHLPLCVLLRDTDVEALATEPARERRDLFVRAAAAEALAARDELVRTLRNAGVLVIDARPDDVTPELVKSYLDIKARRLL; from the coding sequence GTGCTCCTCCCCACCCGACGCCTCGCGGCGCTCTTCGCACTGACGGCCGCGCTCTCGGCGCTGGCGGTCGTGTCGCGCGAGCTGCGCGCGCCGCTCTTCGCGCTCGACGGCCTCTTCGCCGTGATCGCGCTCGTCGACGTCGCGTCGCTGGTCGGACGGCGGCGCTTCTCCGCAGAGCGAAGCGCGCCGGCCATCTTCTCTGTGGGCCGCTACAACACCGTCTCGCTCACGTTGCGCAGCAACAGCCGGCTGAAGCTTCGCGGCACCATCGCCGACGATCCGCTCGCCGACGCCGAGGATCGCGGCCTGCCGGCGCCCTTCGTTGCCCCGCCGCACGGCAACCTCATCGCTCGCTACGAGGTCCGGCCAACGCGTCGCGGCTCGCGAAGCTTCGGCGCCGTGACGGTCCGCTACGACGGTCCCTTGGGGCTCGTGGGGCGTCGTGAACGGATCGCCGTCGCCGGCACCGTGGACGTCTACCCGGACGTGCACGCGGCACGCGCGCTCGAGCTCCTTCGGCGGCAAGGCCGACAAGACGCGCGACTCGGCTCGCTCCGCGTGCGCGGTGGTGACACCGAGTTCGAGCGCCTCCGCCCGTACCAGCGGGGCGACGAGATTCGCCACGTTGACTGGCGCGCAAGCGCGCGACGTGACGATCTCACGGTGAGGCAGTTTCAGGCCGAATCGAACCAGAACGTCGTCTTCGCGCTCGATGTCGGCCGCGCGATGCGCGCCGAGTGGCAGGGTCTTACGGCCATCGATCATGCGCTCAACGCGTCGCTCCTCGCCGCCGACGCGGCGCTCCGCAGCGGCGACAAGGCCGGTCTCTTCGTCTTTGACGCGCTGCCCCGCGCGTTTCTTCCGCCGTCGAGCGGCCGCACCGGCGCGCGCAAACTGACGCAGGCCGCTTACGCGCTCGAAGCGTCGCTCGAGGCGACGGATTTTCGCGCCGCCATCGCCTTCTTGCGCAGCCAGGTCAAGGCGCGCTCGCTCTTCGTCGTCTTGACGAACGTGCTCGATCCTCACTCGTCCAAGGAGCTCGCCAGCGCCCTCCGCTCGCTGCTCCCCAAACACCTCCCCCTGTGCGTGCTCCTTCGCGACACCGACGTGGAAGCCCTCGCCACGGAGCCTGCCCGCGAGCGACGCGACCTGTTCGTTCGGGCCGCGGCGGCCGAGGCCCTCGCGGCGCGCGACGAGCTCGTGCGAACGCTCCGGAACGCCGGCGTGCTCGTCATCGACGCGCGCCCCGACGACGTGACGCCGGAGCTCGTGAAGAGCTACCTCGACATCAAGGCACGACGCCTCCTCTGA
- a CDS encoding lipase family protein, with amino-acid sequence MSLRPLLSALGLTAAAALGCASPTGESPTDESALSEPREFDFDVRSRLERAGELDERNSYWAARLAAISYEHDTDASLQTGLRAAGVPFEEAFVFHASEGDSKNPLARHSGTSGIYVRASGAGFLVFRGSEDGKTNDAITDAVALQVEARYSLTRASAGQVHLGFHTALDSVWKPLREKLVRRHGDRRLPLYVMGHSLGGAIATLAVHQLLFDECLNSTMARIDVAGLCEQNYVPVAALYTFGSPRTGNQEFVEMMVARAKETGTKFFRFVNVGDQVSMLPRYAPVAVVEPFRHLGEAGDEKAFAVLLHKDGQVTFRPTVGCDADGRLAQCDLSLWTGLEGVAGGTPPWHVEHSRSIYLERLRATVMRAGTSPAK; translated from the coding sequence ATGAGCCTCCGCCCACTCCTCTCCGCCTTGGGTCTCACCGCCGCCGCCGCGCTCGGCTGCGCCTCTCCGACGGGCGAATCGCCGACCGACGAGAGCGCGCTCTCGGAGCCGCGCGAGTTCGACTTCGACGTCCGGTCGCGGCTCGAGCGAGCGGGTGAGCTCGACGAGCGAAACTCATATTGGGCCGCTCGCCTCGCCGCCATTTCCTACGAGCACGACACCGACGCGAGCCTTCAGACCGGCCTTCGCGCGGCAGGGGTGCCCTTCGAGGAAGCCTTCGTGTTCCACGCCTCGGAAGGGGACTCCAAGAACCCGCTGGCTCGGCACTCAGGCACCAGCGGCATTTACGTGAGGGCGAGCGGCGCCGGGTTCCTCGTGTTTCGCGGCTCCGAAGACGGCAAGACCAACGACGCCATCACCGACGCGGTCGCGCTCCAGGTCGAGGCTCGCTATTCGCTCACGCGAGCGTCCGCGGGACAGGTTCACCTTGGCTTCCACACAGCGCTCGATTCCGTATGGAAGCCGCTCCGTGAGAAGCTCGTCCGCCGTCACGGTGACCGCCGCCTGCCGCTCTACGTCATGGGCCACAGCTTGGGCGGCGCCATCGCGACGCTCGCGGTGCACCAGTTGCTCTTCGATGAGTGCCTAAACAGCACCATGGCGCGCATCGACGTCGCCGGCCTGTGCGAGCAGAACTACGTGCCGGTCGCGGCGCTCTACACCTTCGGCTCGCCGCGAACCGGCAACCAAGAGTTCGTCGAGATGATGGTTGCGCGCGCGAAGGAGACGGGGACCAAGTTCTTCCGCTTCGTCAACGTCGGCGATCAGGTTTCGATGTTGCCGCGTTACGCCCCCGTCGCCGTGGTCGAGCCATTCCGACATCTCGGCGAAGCGGGCGACGAGAAGGCCTTCGCGGTTCTCCTTCACAAGGATGGCCAGGTCACCTTCCGCCCCACCGTCGGCTGCGACGCTGACGGTCGGCTCGCGCAATGCGACCTCAGCCTATGGACCGGCTTGGAGGGCGTCGCCGGCGGCACGCCCCCGTGGCACGTCGAGCACTCGCGGTCGATCTACCTCGAACGCCTCCGCGCCACCGTCATGCGCGCGGGCACGAGCCCGGCGAAGTAG
- a CDS encoding RDD family protein, whose product MDLIDTDVAIETPEHIVFRYRLAGPGRRALAHLVDQVVCFLVLVVGMVATLLVAAALGHSMGAMDLLGLAQGLLLVLLFAVEWGYFVYFEATRGASLGKLALGMKVVTTTGQPIGFSHAALRNLLRAADAMPLAYSAGLLSLFSHALALLYPAGLVAMLITKRLQRIGDVVAGTVVVIVERTDRAEPIQIAPPSPAEQAELPPSLAIDAEERSALELFLRRRKLGEAREQELAQMIAPTFAERHGLRYTNPVRVLALLYDRARSSGRGEGPPSSRGGAGWL is encoded by the coding sequence TTGGACCTCATCGACACCGACGTCGCCATCGAGACGCCGGAGCACATCGTGTTCCGCTACCGGCTCGCGGGGCCCGGAAGGCGCGCTTTGGCGCACCTCGTCGATCAGGTCGTGTGCTTCTTGGTGCTTGTGGTGGGCATGGTGGCGACGTTGCTCGTCGCGGCGGCGCTCGGTCACAGCATGGGCGCGATGGACCTCTTGGGACTGGCGCAAGGCCTCTTGCTCGTTCTCTTGTTCGCCGTCGAGTGGGGCTACTTCGTGTACTTCGAGGCGACGCGCGGCGCGAGCCTCGGCAAACTCGCGCTCGGCATGAAGGTGGTCACAACGACGGGCCAACCCATCGGCTTCTCGCACGCCGCGTTGCGAAACCTGCTGCGAGCCGCCGACGCCATGCCGCTCGCCTATTCGGCCGGCCTGCTCTCGCTCTTCAGCCACGCCCTCGCGCTGCTCTACCCGGCGGGCCTCGTGGCCATGTTGATCACCAAGCGCCTGCAGCGCATTGGTGACGTGGTCGCCGGCACCGTCGTTGTCATCGTCGAACGCACCGATCGCGCCGAGCCCATTCAGATCGCACCGCCTTCACCGGCGGAGCAGGCCGAGCTGCCGCCCTCCCTCGCCATCGATGCAGAAGAGCGCTCCGCGCTCGAGCTCTTCTTGCGCCGTCGGAAGCTCGGCGAGGCTCGCGAACAGGAGTTGGCGCAAATGATCGCGCCCACGTTCGCCGAGCGGCACGGTCTCCGCTACACGAACCCGGTTCGCGTCCTCGCGTTGCTCTACGATCGCGCGCGCTCGTCGGGCCGCGGCGAGGGCCCGCCTTCGTCGCGGGGAGGTGCGGGATGGCTCTGA
- a CDS encoding stage II sporulation protein M: MALTSHVAEPAFVRRRNGAWVELETLVTKAKNGRLRALPEVDVARLPLLYSDACCDLAAAQAARYSAPLVDYLSALTAESHALVYSRAPLRADLPFGMTPGSARSALLAFPRAVRSRWKAMLLAFALFFVPFAVGLIWATVDPSFTFRVVPEPMLKQLAEGYKEGFGAGRGEGQDAGMAGFYVYNNVGIALRCFATGIFAGVGSALYLVMNGLFTGAIFGYVAAQGAGHNILTFVVSHSGLELGAIVIAGGAGMSLGWSMVVPGPFPRVIALQRAAKEIIVIVAGAAVMLLLAAGIEGFWSSSSLPDVVKHVFGAGMLLLLVAYFVFAGREVARD, encoded by the coding sequence ATGGCTCTGACCTCTCACGTCGCGGAGCCGGCCTTCGTCCGGCGTCGCAACGGCGCCTGGGTCGAGCTCGAGACGCTCGTCACCAAGGCCAAGAACGGACGCCTCCGCGCCCTTCCCGAGGTCGACGTCGCGAGGCTCCCGCTCCTCTACAGCGACGCGTGCTGCGATCTCGCCGCCGCGCAAGCCGCTCGCTACAGCGCGCCCTTGGTGGACTACCTCTCGGCGCTGACCGCTGAGAGTCACGCCCTCGTCTACAGCCGCGCGCCGCTAAGGGCCGACCTGCCCTTTGGCATGACGCCGGGCTCGGCGCGTTCGGCGCTCCTCGCGTTCCCACGGGCCGTGCGCAGCCGATGGAAGGCGATGCTCTTGGCCTTCGCCCTCTTCTTCGTGCCCTTCGCCGTGGGCCTCATCTGGGCGACGGTCGATCCGTCGTTCACGTTTCGCGTGGTCCCCGAGCCCATGCTCAAGCAGCTCGCGGAGGGCTACAAGGAGGGCTTTGGCGCCGGGCGCGGCGAGGGGCAAGACGCCGGCATGGCGGGTTTCTACGTGTACAACAACGTCGGCATCGCCCTCCGGTGCTTCGCAACCGGCATCTTCGCCGGCGTCGGCTCGGCGCTCTACCTCGTGATGAACGGCCTCTTCACGGGAGCCATCTTTGGCTACGTCGCCGCGCAAGGTGCGGGCCACAACATCCTCACGTTCGTCGTTAGCCACAGCGGCCTCGAACTCGGGGCCATCGTGATCGCCGGCGGCGCCGGCATGTCGCTCGGTTGGTCGATGGTGGTGCCGGGGCCCTTTCCTCGGGTGATCGCGCTGCAGCGCGCCGCCAAGGAGATCATCGTCATCGTCGCCGGCGCCGCCGTCATGTTGCTCTTGGCCGCCGGCATCGAGGGTTTCTGGTCGTCGTCGTCGTTGCCCGACGTCGTCAAGCACGTCTTCGGGGCGGGGATGCTCTTGTTGCTCGTGGCCTACTTCGTCTTCGCCGGGCGCGAGGTGGCGCGTGACTGA
- a CDS encoding DUF4129 domain-containing protein, with amino-acid sequence MRLPFAGTLTLVLIVATHARAAPASSVHTDANRADEDVRALRQELNGFCERPKPLPSGDAIRMCGLAGEVPNCAGFKKQCDNLLKPRDAPSPFWEALARFLGSIAPALGWTVLALGLGSLLYVLVRSLLSRLRAPREEELPEQAPDAATVVTREAVPLPPGAPESLLERAEAALGRGDLREALHGFLHAALRALDVRGAIRITRDRTNGEYVRTCAEETARPELRAIVREVDVVHFGGRDPDPAQVAEVGRRATLLVRGAVMTLALLLVGGCQNSVVPKAPDPAGFDIAKALLERQGFKLARPKQPLARLEAPKPGAPAPAILIHGSKAHLDDEATAGLDRFVRGGGKVALFGPQWGWPKVWSARDVPTRSRDVVVGAPVEFDCNGIDEDACEEKAASALEVAQATSPRKARLAHGSAFRWDGQEGRAVASHEDGSGAYASVGEFGSGSVLGVAGADLMTNVGLSREGNASAFIVLVSHLGTKDLVVIDELGGITPSSDPLSSLIRAGLGLPLGHALFFALVLAVAVGARSRAPRKAPPEARRAFAEHVHATASLYAHAQATPHALACYGRFVVGRLRMRGGRGADAATVLSQRSLAPKDECQRLLDRVVHVKAGDGKRGDELATLRELCDLFAKAEAPAREPHTSKRRT; translated from the coding sequence GTGAGGCTCCCCTTTGCAGGCACGCTGACGCTCGTGCTCATCGTCGCGACCCACGCGCGCGCGGCGCCGGCGTCGAGCGTGCACACCGACGCCAATCGCGCCGACGAAGACGTGCGCGCGCTGCGCCAGGAGCTCAATGGCTTCTGCGAGCGGCCGAAGCCGCTGCCGAGCGGCGACGCCATCCGCATGTGCGGGCTCGCAGGAGAGGTGCCGAACTGCGCCGGCTTTAAGAAGCAATGCGACAACCTCCTTAAGCCAAGGGACGCGCCCTCGCCGTTCTGGGAAGCGCTCGCTCGCTTCCTAGGATCCATCGCGCCGGCCCTCGGCTGGACGGTCCTCGCGCTCGGCCTGGGCTCGTTGCTCTACGTCCTGGTCCGAAGCCTCTTGTCCCGCCTGCGGGCGCCGCGCGAAGAGGAGTTGCCGGAGCAGGCCCCCGACGCGGCGACGGTCGTGACGCGCGAAGCGGTGCCGCTCCCACCGGGCGCGCCTGAGTCGCTCCTCGAGCGAGCCGAGGCGGCGCTCGGCCGCGGCGATCTTCGAGAGGCGCTCCACGGCTTCTTGCACGCTGCGCTCCGCGCCCTCGACGTCCGCGGCGCAATTCGCATCACGCGCGATCGCACGAACGGCGAATACGTCCGCACCTGCGCCGAGGAGACGGCCCGGCCCGAGCTCCGAGCCATCGTCCGCGAGGTCGACGTCGTGCATTTTGGCGGTCGAGACCCCGACCCGGCGCAGGTGGCGGAGGTCGGCCGGCGCGCGACGCTGCTCGTCCGCGGCGCCGTCATGACGCTCGCTCTCTTGCTTGTGGGGGGATGCCAGAACAGCGTCGTGCCAAAGGCCCCCGATCCGGCGGGCTTCGACATCGCCAAGGCGCTGTTGGAGCGGCAGGGCTTCAAGCTCGCGCGCCCCAAGCAGCCGCTAGCCCGCCTCGAAGCGCCGAAGCCCGGGGCGCCAGCGCCCGCCATTTTGATTCACGGTTCAAAGGCGCACCTCGACGACGAAGCCACCGCGGGGCTCGACCGCTTCGTGCGTGGCGGCGGAAAGGTCGCGCTCTTCGGTCCCCAGTGGGGGTGGCCGAAGGTCTGGAGCGCTCGCGACGTCCCGACGCGCTCGCGTGACGTCGTCGTCGGGGCGCCCGTCGAGTTCGACTGCAACGGAATCGACGAGGACGCCTGCGAAGAGAAGGCCGCGAGCGCCCTCGAGGTGGCCCAAGCGACGTCGCCACGCAAGGCGCGGCTCGCCCACGGCTCGGCGTTTCGCTGGGACGGACAGGAGGGGCGCGCCGTCGCCTCCCACGAAGACGGCAGCGGCGCCTACGCGAGCGTCGGCGAGTTCGGCAGCGGCTCGGTCCTCGGCGTCGCCGGAGCGGATCTGATGACGAACGTCGGCCTGTCGCGAGAGGGAAACGCGAGCGCCTTCATCGTGCTCGTGTCCCATCTCGGCACCAAGGACCTCGTCGTCATCGACGAGCTCGGCGGCATCACGCCGTCTTCCGATCCGCTCTCGTCGCTCATCCGCGCCGGCCTCGGCCTTCCGCTTGGGCACGCGCTCTTCTTCGCGCTCGTCTTGGCGGTAGCCGTCGGCGCTCGCTCGCGTGCCCCGCGCAAGGCTCCACCGGAGGCGCGCCGGGCCTTCGCCGAACACGTCCACGCGACCGCGTCCCTCTACGCGCACGCCCAGGCGACGCCCCACGCGCTGGCGTGCTACGGCCGCTTCGTGGTCGGCCGACTTCGAATGCGCGGCGGGCGAGGCGCCGACGCGGCGACAGTGCTGTCGCAGCGCAGCCTCGCGCCGAAGGACGAGTGCCAGCGCCTCTTGGACCGCGTCGTCCACGTGAAGGCCGGCGACGGGAAGCGGGGCGACGAGCTCGCCACCCTTCGGGAGCTCTGCGACCTCTTCGCGAAGGCGGAAGCGCCGGCGCGCGAACCTCACACCTCGAAACGGCGAACGTGA